A genomic window from Deltaproteobacteria bacterium includes:
- the murA gene encoding UDP-N-acetylglucosamine 1-carboxyvinyltransferase, giving the protein MDKMIVSGGKVLNGEVHASGAKNSALKLLFSTILADGTHRFENLPDLKDIESTSQLLASLGIHSERKGKDFLVYSQHLKNLEASYDLVRKMRASILCLGPMLTRYGEAVVSLPGGCAIGSRPIDLHIEGMKALGAEIELREGYVHAKAKKLKGTTFLFENMTVGGTENVMMAATLAEGTTLLENAAKEPEIVDLAEYLNKMGARISGHGTSIIKIEGVEKLSAAEHRIMPDRIEAGTLLLAGAITAGEVTVRSCVPHHFEALIFKLKDAGFKLITTDDTVTIHPLKDFKAVDISTAPYPQFPTDLQAQFMSLMSIASGTSVITETVFENRFMHVQELMRLGADITQKTRVAVVRGKAEGLTGAPVMATDLRASACLVLAGLVAKGDTTINRIYHLDRGYEKMEAKLSSLGANIKRV; this is encoded by the coding sequence ATGGATAAAATGATTGTTAGTGGCGGAAAAGTCTTAAATGGCGAAGTTCATGCAAGTGGAGCAAAAAACTCCGCGCTTAAACTTTTGTTTTCTACAATATTAGCAGATGGCACTCATCGTTTTGAAAATCTGCCTGATTTAAAAGATATTGAATCTACAAGCCAGTTGCTTGCGAGCTTAGGAATTCATTCCGAAAGAAAAGGGAAAGATTTTTTGGTTTATTCCCAACATCTAAAAAACTTAGAAGCGAGTTATGATTTAGTCCGCAAGATGCGAGCCAGTATTTTATGCTTGGGGCCCATGTTAACAAGATATGGTGAGGCCGTAGTCTCATTGCCTGGAGGTTGTGCCATTGGTTCGCGGCCTATAGATTTACATATTGAAGGAATGAAAGCCCTGGGCGCTGAAATTGAATTAAGAGAGGGTTATGTTCATGCCAAAGCCAAAAAGCTTAAGGGTACGACCTTCTTGTTTGAAAATATGACTGTTGGGGGCACTGAAAATGTGATGATGGCGGCCACCTTAGCCGAAGGAACTACCCTTTTAGAAAATGCAGCCAAAGAACCTGAAATTGTAGATCTCGCAGAATATTTAAATAAAATGGGTGCCAGAATTTCTGGACATGGAACTTCTATTATTAAAATTGAAGGAGTTGAAAAACTTTCTGCTGCTGAACATAGAATCATGCCTGATAGAATCGAAGCAGGCACTTTGCTCTTAGCTGGAGCGATAACTGCCGGAGAAGTCACCGTTAGATCTTGCGTTCCCCATCATTTTGAAGCCTTAATTTTTAAGTTAAAAGATGCGGGTTTTAAATTAATAACTACCGACGATACCGTGACTATCCATCCGCTTAAAGATTTCAAAGCCGTTGATATTTCTACGGCTCCTTACCCCCAATTCCCGACAGATCTTCAAGCGCAGTTTATGTCCTTAATGAGCATTGCCAGCGGCACCAGCGTGATTACGGAAACTGTTTTTGAAAATAGATTTATGCATGTTCAAGAACTGATGCGATTAGGTGCTGATATCACGCAAAAAACAAGGGTGGCCGTGGTTCGTGGAAAAGCCGAGGGATTAACCGGAGCTCCCGTTATGGCCACTGATTTAAGGGCCAGTGCTTGCTTAGTCCTAGCAGGACTCGTCGCCAAGGGTGATACCACCATAAACAGAATCTATCATTTAGATCGAGGTTATGAAAAAATGGAAGCCAAACTCTCAAGTTTAGGTGCCAATATCAAAAGAGTTTAA
- the prmC gene encoding peptide chain release factor N(5)-glutamine methyltransferase, translated as MILKEVLDKSITFFKQRKFETPRLDAELLMAYGLGLERIQLYLKYDLPLKEHEITKLRELVVRRSQGEPIAYILGKKDFYKSTFLVNSHVLIPRPETETLVETAAKLLAKACKDLEDLELTKQTLEKESALSVLELGAGSGCISISLAKEFESVCFFAVEKSDGAFAVLEENLKNNPCENLKIIHQDAENEKEVVAACKETKEQFDLVLSNPPYIDKEDENIDVNVKKYEPELALFADQKGLYFIESWIAKYSPYLKPNGYFLFEIGHTQGSELKNKMLGLNLFSEVDTLKDLSGKERILFLKKKWNKNG; from the coding sequence ATGATTTTAAAAGAAGTTTTGGATAAATCCATCACCTTCTTCAAGCAAAGAAAATTTGAAACACCGAGATTAGATGCCGAGCTATTAATGGCTTATGGTTTGGGGCTTGAAAGAATTCAACTTTATCTCAAATATGATCTTCCCCTCAAAGAACATGAAATAACTAAATTGAGAGAGCTTGTTGTAAGAAGGTCCCAGGGCGAGCCCATAGCCTACATATTAGGAAAAAAAGATTTTTATAAATCCACCTTTCTCGTAAATTCCCATGTTCTCATTCCTAGACCAGAAACAGAAACTTTGGTGGAAACGGCCGCTAAGCTTTTAGCTAAAGCTTGTAAAGATCTTGAGGATCTTGAGCTAACTAAACAAACTCTTGAAAAAGAAAGTGCACTGAGCGTATTAGAATTAGGTGCGGGTTCAGGATGTATTTCTATTTCACTGGCTAAAGAATTTGAATCTGTTTGTTTTTTCGCAGTTGAAAAATCAGATGGTGCTTTTGCTGTATTAGAAGAAAATTTAAAAAATAACCCTTGCGAAAATTTAAAGATTATTCATCAAGATGCTGAAAACGAAAAAGAAGTAGTTGCTGCCTGTAAAGAAACAAAAGAACAGTTTGATCTTGTCCTTTCAAATCCTCCCTATATAGATAAAGAAGATGAAAATATTGATGTGAATGTAAAAAAATATGAACCCGAATTGGCGCTTTTTGCAGATCAGAAGGGCTTGTATTTTATTGAATCTTGGATAGCAAAATATAGTCCTTACCTGAAACCCAATGGCTATTTTTTATTTGAAATTGGTCACACTCAAGGATCCGAATTGAAAAACAAAATGTTGGGATTGAATTTATTCTCAGAGGTTGACACGCTTAAGGATCTCAGTGGTAAAGAGAGAATTTTATTTTTAAAAAAGAAGTGGAATAAAAATGGATAA
- a CDS encoding helix-turn-helix domain-containing protein: MQPVTKNKNESVANVLKRLRENARLTTRQAASIVGVTHTTIGHFENGKRAVEGFRVEQMVRAYGYTMEQFNKISGNKTVLSFKDDCVSMIGFMDDEQLAAIRAVMSQMLRRPKGQGVIDIKGDTSQENQTN; this comes from the coding sequence ATGCAGCCAGTAACCAAAAACAAAAATGAAAGTGTCGCAAATGTTCTAAAGCGTTTGCGCGAAAACGCACGTCTGACAACACGTCAGGCGGCATCCATTGTGGGCGTAACCCATACAACGATTGGCCACTTTGAAAACGGCAAACGCGCCGTTGAAGGCTTTCGGGTGGAGCAGATGGTGAGGGCCTATGGCTACACGATGGAGCAGTTCAACAAGATCTCAGGCAACAAGACTGTCCTCAGTTTCAAAGACGACTGTGTATCAATGATTGGTTTCATGGATGACGAACAGCTCGCAGCCATTCGTGCAGTTATGTCTCAGATGTTGAGGCGACCAAAAGGCCAAGGCGTTATCGATATCAAGGGCGATACGTCGCAAGAAAATCAAACGAACTAA
- the serS gene encoding serine--tRNA ligase, which yields MLDIKLLEKKSEDGQTSYLDLYKKGLLNRGGDTSLIDQIMALNKNRKELMTQAETAKASQNKASQEIVQLKKQGKDPANLIAELGKISASVKEMETKASEVDQQVYQLLLTVPNKPHEMVPVGKGAEDNKIEKVVGTPTRHSFKSKEHWELGEKLNIIDFERAGKVTGSRFAFLKGAGSRLERALIQFMMDLHSEHHGYTEMIPPFIVNSQSLIGTTQLPKFKEDLFHLEGFDYFLIPTAEVPVTNYYSGETLNESDLPKKFCAYSPCFRSEAGSHGRDTKGLIRQHQFNKVELMIFSHPHHSYEMHDLLTSHAEEVLLRLELPFRRMLLCTGDMGFGSAKTYDLEVWLPGQNEYREISSCSNYEDFQSRRANIRFKSQSNKPQFVHTLNGSGLAVGRTLIAILENYQTESGTIQVPLVLQKYMNGLSEIRFQ from the coding sequence ATGTTAGACATTAAACTATTAGAAAAAAAATCTGAGGATGGCCAGACATCTTATTTAGATTTATATAAAAAAGGTCTCCTAAATCGAGGCGGAGATACTTCATTGATTGATCAAATTATGGCTTTAAATAAAAACAGAAAAGAACTAATGACTCAAGCTGAAACAGCAAAAGCGAGTCAAAATAAAGCCAGTCAAGAAATTGTTCAATTAAAAAAACAAGGGAAAGATCCTGCAAACCTGATTGCCGAGCTTGGAAAAATTTCAGCAAGTGTAAAAGAAATGGAAACAAAAGCCAGTGAGGTTGATCAACAGGTCTATCAACTATTGCTGACGGTTCCCAATAAGCCCCATGAAATGGTACCTGTTGGCAAAGGCGCTGAAGATAATAAAATTGAAAAAGTTGTTGGAACGCCGACTCGACATTCATTCAAGTCAAAAGAACATTGGGAGCTTGGAGAAAAATTAAATATCATCGATTTTGAAAGAGCTGGTAAAGTCACCGGTAGTCGCTTTGCTTTTTTAAAAGGCGCAGGATCTAGACTTGAAAGGGCGCTGATTCAATTTATGATGGATTTGCATAGCGAACATCATGGGTATACCGAGATGATCCCTCCGTTTATTGTTAATAGCCAAAGCTTAATTGGGACGACTCAGCTACCTAAATTTAAGGAAGATCTTTTTCATTTAGAAGGATTTGATTATTTTCTTATCCCCACGGCCGAGGTCCCTGTAACAAATTACTATAGCGGCGAAACTTTAAACGAATCGGATTTGCCAAAAAAGTTTTGCGCCTATTCTCCTTGCTTTCGATCCGAAGCTGGAAGTCATGGACGAGATACCAAGGGTTTGATTCGACAACATCAATTTAACAAAGTCGAATTGATGATTTTTTCTCATCCCCATCATTCCTATGAAATGCACGATCTTCTGACAAGCCATGCGGAAGAGGTTTTACTCCGCTTAGAATTGCCCTTTCGACGAATGTTACTATGTACCGGAGATATGGGATTTGGTTCAGCAAAAACCTATGATTTAGAAGTATGGCTCCCAGGCCAAAATGAGTACCGCGAGATTAGCTCTTGCTCTAATTACGAAGATTTTCAATCACGAAGAGCTAACATCCGGTTTAAATCTCAATCAAATAAACCGCAATTTGTTCATACACTGAATGGATCCGGTTTAGCTGTAGGGAGAACATTGATTGCAATATTGGAAAATTATCAAACAGAATCAGGAACTATCCAAGTCCCTTTGGTCCTTCAAAAATATATGAATGGTCTGAGCGAGATTCGTTTCCAGTAA
- a CDS encoding sigma-54-dependent Fis family transcriptional regulator, whose product MVLKARHIVIVEEDKFLVEKIKNYFLPKGYICHHYESIAKASQELKKTLIPGGFEIALFICEINQNDDSTLAELMETQALLENTSIIVLTNVLFKQKALQAISQGVLHYLTKPFDFSEVVHLFEHAIKYQIINKENSLLKKEMIAKSSFQGIIGRSESMRKLFCLISQIANSTANILIQGATGTGKEVIAKSIHNLSSRKNNPFVAINCSAIPEALLESELFGHAKGSFTGAICNKKGLFEEANGGTLFLDEIGDLPQSLQAKLLRVIQERTVRPVGENTTKPIDIRIISATHRDLKEMINSQIFRDDLYYRLAVIPLVVPPLNQRKDDIPLLANHFLNKFAVLNNKEFIGFSGDTLNFLMNHAWPGNVRELENTIERAVVLSKTDKIELEDLGLDFSSENNLFLSRLKSELPTLADLEKKYIEFVLEKTNQQKERASEILGLNRKTLYRKEKEFGWDKLPHSTQ is encoded by the coding sequence TTGGTTTTAAAAGCAAGACATATTGTTATTGTTGAAGAAGATAAATTTCTTGTTGAAAAAATTAAAAATTATTTTCTTCCGAAAGGTTACATTTGCCATCATTACGAATCCATTGCTAAGGCATCACAAGAGTTAAAAAAAACTTTAATCCCCGGTGGTTTTGAAATTGCTCTTTTTATTTGTGAAATTAATCAGAATGATGATTCCACTCTGGCCGAGCTAATGGAAACTCAGGCCCTACTTGAAAACACCTCCATCATTGTTTTGACAAATGTTTTATTCAAGCAAAAAGCATTGCAAGCTATTTCCCAAGGTGTTCTTCATTATTTAACTAAACCTTTTGATTTTTCAGAAGTGGTTCACTTGTTTGAACATGCCATTAAATATCAAATTATTAATAAGGAGAACTCATTATTAAAAAAAGAAATGATTGCCAAAAGCAGCTTTCAAGGAATTATTGGCCGAAGTGAAAGTATGCGAAAATTATTTTGTTTGATATCTCAGATTGCGAACTCAACAGCAAATATTTTAATACAAGGGGCCACAGGTACGGGGAAAGAGGTGATTGCTAAATCTATCCATAATTTAAGTTCTAGAAAAAACAATCCCTTTGTTGCGATAAATTGTTCTGCAATTCCTGAAGCCTTACTTGAATCTGAACTCTTTGGACATGCAAAAGGTAGTTTTACAGGAGCCATCTGCAATAAAAAAGGACTGTTTGAAGAGGCAAATGGGGGAACTTTATTTTTAGATGAAATTGGCGATCTCCCTCAAAGTCTGCAGGCAAAATTATTGCGGGTAATTCAAGAAAGAACGGTTCGTCCCGTCGGCGAAAACACAACAAAGCCGATTGATATAAGAATCATAAGTGCTACTCACCGAGATCTTAAGGAAATGATAAATTCCCAAATTTTTAGAGATGATTTATATTACCGCCTTGCCGTTATACCTTTGGTCGTTCCTCCGTTAAATCAACGAAAGGATGATATCCCACTGCTGGCAAATCATTTTCTGAATAAATTTGCCGTTTTAAACAATAAAGAATTTATAGGTTTTTCTGGTGATACTTTAAATTTTTTAATGAATCACGCTTGGCCTGGAAATGTCAGAGAACTAGAAAATACGATTGAGCGAGCCGTCGTTTTATCTAAAACAGATAAAATTGAATTAGAAGATTTAGGGCTAGACTTTTCCTCTGAAAATAATTTGTTTCTTTCCAGACTAAAGTCTGAATTACCTACACTCGCAGATTTAGAAAAAAAATACATTGAATTTGTATTAGAGAAAACAAATCAGCAAAAAGAACGAGCTTCTGAAATTTTAGGATTAAATCGGAAAACACTTTATCGGAAAGAAAAAGAATTTGGTTGGGACAAATTGCCCCATTCCACTCAATGA
- a CDS encoding tetratricopeptide repeat protein produces MAKISTTWIVQLNSGQIGGPYTAAEILDHINEGFITGEEKIAIYPGGKWDFIAKEPLFYEKILEILANEMNPGKNSAPKKPNPPHKKSEDTPPLDETVIIPYVKKPLLTKIDPPSVPKPNTKTHNSDARKKLTSEEIKQLSSDPNNSDPNGNVIELKNLVEEKKDLLKDILRWPLFISLILIAAFSLYFGFFDDSGSHSNERIRLLAPKKSQITLSDAQVNQKTNHALKFIAPDSVEGYIEAQNILVNVIENSLNNLMARMLLCEVYKELWYFSFQDYQDQKTVSTLAKTTKSLNKIDTSGFFCEAVKLYSEGRFKESLNTLDTILEKDFSNFLLYQMKGELLEMENETLIAESFFQKARELSGQWVKPVFFQAKANFKLKDLSKANNLFLQAIKENKKHKASYFGLGLLEFSRNQYDKASNYLNSGMEIDTLMDKGLEAQGFEALSEVHLIRGNKRKALEIANLNLKKNPSRKLAMELCTRLGGCDKSLKYSERPDEELLFNCQLYLRQKEYVRAQAECKAAFELNPKNSTAALKASEALWSLGQGLEAVDWVNKSIKADSANVKSYLKKAEFLSHAYDFSEAEKTLIQADYLSKGNYEIQRGFAHLAFKKKDYQGTLKLAEKALKIFDADIESVILYSAAARELTNLTKVTNQKEQESREKISKDAYSFALKAIELDSTNVEAQINYAKVLATRQGVDDGGDYLIEIIKKYPSIYEYRIALAEIYIEEDRFKQASEALEKVIALNESNKAAHSLLGKCYNQLGQIEKSIGEYLKASYLDPSDAEPIFEVAKIYLEASKISEAKNQFERVIRLNQKFPRAHLFLGKTYLLDGNFLEAEKNAELEKKLYPGLIDSYILVGEIKFASKNYSECAAEYTKATNTGTQPVYVYVRAARCYRLAGQIDMAQGFLDIAAERESGFEDIYKEQGALFEARGDRLAAVRSYCKYLDLSPNSKDKQEFLSQIQNLGGSCGD; encoded by the coding sequence ATGGCAAAAATATCAACAACATGGATTGTTCAACTCAATTCGGGTCAAATCGGTGGTCCTTACACCGCTGCCGAAATCTTGGATCACATCAATGAGGGGTTTATCACTGGAGAAGAGAAAATAGCTATTTATCCAGGCGGAAAATGGGATTTCATCGCAAAAGAGCCTCTTTTCTATGAAAAAATCCTTGAAATTCTTGCGAATGAAATGAACCCTGGTAAGAATTCTGCCCCCAAAAAACCAAACCCCCCTCATAAAAAGTCTGAAGACACACCCCCTTTGGATGAGACCGTCATTATTCCCTATGTTAAGAAACCGCTCCTAACAAAAATAGATCCCCCATCGGTCCCAAAGCCAAACACCAAAACTCACAATAGTGATGCGAGAAAAAAACTCACCTCAGAGGAAATAAAACAACTATCTTCAGATCCAAATAATTCAGATCCAAATGGTAATGTCATCGAGCTTAAAAACCTCGTAGAAGAAAAAAAAGACCTACTTAAAGATATTCTTAGATGGCCTTTATTTATTTCCTTGATCCTTATTGCAGCGTTCAGTCTCTATTTTGGTTTTTTTGACGATTCAGGTTCTCATTCTAATGAACGAATTCGGCTTTTAGCCCCTAAGAAAAGTCAAATTACTCTAAGCGATGCCCAAGTAAATCAAAAAACAAATCATGCTCTTAAATTCATCGCTCCTGATAGCGTCGAAGGATATATTGAAGCTCAAAATATTCTCGTCAATGTAATTGAAAATTCATTAAATAACTTAATGGCAAGGATGCTCCTTTGTGAAGTCTATAAAGAGCTCTGGTATTTTAGTTTCCAAGATTATCAAGATCAAAAAACCGTGTCCACCTTAGCGAAAACAACCAAGTCTCTAAATAAAATTGATACAAGTGGTTTTTTTTGTGAAGCCGTAAAACTCTATTCGGAGGGAAGGTTTAAAGAATCACTTAATACTTTAGATACCATCTTAGAAAAAGATTTTTCTAACTTTTTGCTTTATCAAATGAAGGGCGAGCTTTTGGAAATGGAAAATGAAACACTGATTGCTGAATCTTTTTTTCAGAAAGCAAGAGAACTTTCGGGCCAATGGGTTAAACCTGTTTTCTTCCAAGCGAAGGCCAATTTTAAACTTAAAGATTTAAGTAAAGCGAACAACCTCTTCTTGCAAGCAATCAAAGAAAATAAAAAACATAAAGCCTCTTATTTTGGACTCGGGCTACTTGAATTTTCTAGAAACCAATATGATAAAGCCTCAAATTATTTAAACTCAGGAATGGAAATAGATACTCTCATGGATAAAGGATTAGAGGCTCAGGGTTTCGAGGCCCTTTCTGAGGTTCACTTGATTCGTGGAAATAAAAGAAAAGCTCTTGAAATTGCCAATCTCAACTTAAAGAAAAATCCCTCACGTAAGTTAGCCATGGAACTATGTACTCGTTTAGGCGGTTGTGATAAATCTTTGAAATATTCAGAACGCCCAGACGAAGAACTCTTATTTAATTGTCAACTCTACTTAAGGCAAAAAGAATATGTACGTGCCCAGGCGGAATGTAAAGCCGCTTTTGAATTGAACCCGAAAAATTCAACAGCAGCGCTTAAGGCAAGCGAAGCCCTTTGGAGTTTGGGGCAAGGCCTTGAGGCCGTTGATTGGGTTAATAAGTCTATCAAAGCTGATTCAGCAAATGTGAAATCTTATCTTAAAAAAGCAGAATTTTTATCACATGCTTATGATTTCTCTGAAGCAGAGAAAACTTTGATCCAGGCCGATTATTTAAGTAAGGGAAATTATGAAATTCAGCGAGGGTTCGCTCATTTAGCCTTCAAAAAAAAAGACTACCAGGGAACTTTGAAATTAGCAGAAAAAGCTCTTAAAATTTTCGACGCTGATATCGAAAGCGTCATTCTTTATTCCGCTGCAGCCAGAGAACTTACAAATTTAACAAAAGTCACAAATCAAAAAGAACAAGAATCCAGAGAAAAGATTTCTAAAGATGCTTACAGCTTTGCTTTGAAAGCCATCGAGCTAGATTCAACAAATGTTGAAGCTCAAATAAATTATGCCAAAGTCCTTGCCACTCGCCAGGGCGTTGATGATGGTGGTGATTATCTTATCGAGATTATAAAAAAATACCCATCTATTTATGAATACCGCATTGCCCTTGCTGAAATTTATATTGAAGAAGACCGGTTTAAACAAGCCTCTGAAGCTCTTGAAAAAGTAATCGCCCTAAATGAATCAAATAAAGCGGCTCATTCTTTACTAGGTAAATGTTATAACCAATTGGGGCAAATCGAAAAATCTATTGGAGAGTATTTAAAAGCCAGTTACCTGGATCCATCCGACGCCGAGCCGATTTTTGAAGTGGCTAAAATATATTTAGAGGCTTCCAAAATTTCCGAGGCCAAAAATCAATTTGAAAGAGTTATCAGATTGAATCAAAAATTTCCAAGAGCTCATTTGTTTTTAGGAAAAACCTATTTGCTTGATGGTAACTTTTTAGAAGCTGAAAAAAATGCCGAGCTCGAAAAAAAGCTTTATCCAGGTTTGATTGATTCGTATATTTTAGTAGGTGAAATCAAGTTTGCCAGTAAAAACTATTCTGAATGCGCTGCTGAATACACCAAAGCAACTAACACGGGAACACAGCCCGTCTACGTGTATGTAAGGGCGGCACGTTGCTATCGTCTTGCGGGCCAGATTGACATGGCCCAAGGTTTTCTAGATATTGCAGCTGAAAGAGAAAGCGGGTTTGAAGATATTTACAAAGAACAGGGTGCCTTATTTGAAGCCAGGGGAGACCGTCTAGCCGCGGTCAGATCTTATTGCAAGTATTTAGATTTGTCGCCAAACTCTAAAGACAAGCAAGAGTTTTTATCTCAAATTCAGAATTTAGGGGGAAGTTGTGGGGATTAG
- a CDS encoding antirestriction protein ArdA: MKNQEQQTSPRIYVACLAAYNTGQLHGEWINADQEAHEIQDDIKSMLERSPEPSAEEWAVHDYEGFNSISLSEWPDIERVSTLAKLIVAHGEPFSIWYQNQDGSNFDVSELEEMFLEQWQGSFESETDFAYKLLEDSGQLSELPTWAQNYFDYESYARDLHLGGDFSFTRHNCQTYVYRNC, encoded by the coding sequence ATGAAAAACCAAGAGCAACAAACCAGTCCTAGAATTTACGTCGCATGTCTAGCAGCCTACAACACAGGACAACTGCATGGCGAATGGATCAATGCTGACCAAGAAGCACACGAAATTCAGGACGACATCAAATCCATGTTGGAAAGATCGCCAGAACCCAGCGCCGAAGAGTGGGCAGTCCACGATTACGAAGGCTTCAACTCCATTTCTCTAAGTGAGTGGCCCGATATTGAACGAGTCTCAACTCTTGCAAAACTGATTGTCGCACATGGTGAACCATTTTCGATCTGGTATCAAAACCAAGACGGAAGCAACTTTGATGTTTCCGAGCTTGAAGAAATGTTTTTAGAACAGTGGCAGGGGTCTTTTGAGTCTGAGACTGACTTCGCATATAAACTGCTCGAAGACTCAGGGCAACTGAGCGAACTTCCAACATGGGCACAGAATTACTTTGATTATGAAAGCTATGCTAGAGACCTACATTTAGGCGGCGATTTTTCTTTCACACGACATAATTGTCAGACCTACGTTTATCGCAATTGTTAG
- the prfA gene encoding peptide chain release factor 1 encodes MFSKLDEVDSRYEQVNLSLQRPDIASDQKQYRSLMKELADLEKIVSVYREYKKKVSSLKASKELLTAEQDQEMKELIREEVKELETDIPQLEESLKILLIPKDPNDDKNIILEIRAGAGGDEASLFADELFRAYGHYASGLGWKVELVSYSDGNAGGAKEVIATISGENVYSKLKFESGVHRVQRVPKTEGAGRVHTSTVTVAIIPEAEENEVKINMNDIRIDVMRSSGAGGQSVNRTESAVRVVHIPSGIMVHCQEGKSQTSNKERAFQILYAKLQQLEEDKVRKEASDARLDQIGTGDRSERIRTYNFPQTRVTDHRIGLTTHQLTEIMNGSMEILIDALSAHYQAEALKKQTSGS; translated from the coding sequence ATGTTTTCTAAATTAGACGAAGTCGATTCTCGGTATGAACAAGTAAATCTTTCATTACAACGACCCGATATTGCTTCTGACCAAAAACAATATCGTTCTTTGATGAAAGAACTCGCTGATTTAGAAAAAATCGTATCTGTATACCGTGAGTATAAGAAAAAAGTTTCCTCTCTCAAAGCCAGTAAGGAATTACTCACGGCAGAGCAAGATCAAGAGATGAAAGAACTCATTCGTGAAGAAGTGAAAGAGCTTGAAACTGATATTCCTCAGCTTGAGGAAAGTTTAAAAATTCTTCTCATTCCCAAAGACCCTAATGATGATAAGAATATTATTCTTGAGATCCGCGCTGGAGCAGGAGGGGACGAAGCCTCCCTTTTCGCAGATGAATTGTTTAGAGCTTACGGTCACTATGCTTCTGGTTTGGGTTGGAAGGTGGAATTGGTTTCTTATTCTGATGGCAATGCTGGAGGCGCCAAAGAAGTCATCGCCACCATTTCTGGAGAAAATGTTTACAGTAAATTAAAATTTGAAAGTGGAGTTCATCGAGTACAGAGAGTTCCCAAAACAGAAGGAGCAGGACGTGTTCATACCTCAACCGTCACTGTAGCTATCATTCCTGAAGCAGAGGAAAACGAAGTCAAAATAAACATGAATGATATTCGTATCGACGTGATGAGGTCCAGCGGAGCTGGTGGACAGTCAGTCAACAGAACAGAATCCGCAGTCAGAGTGGTGCATATTCCCTCAGGAATCATGGTCCATTGCCAAGAGGGAAAATCACAAACGTCAAATAAGGAAAGAGCCTTTCAAATTCTTTATGCGAAACTTCAGCAACTAGAGGAAGATAAGGTCAGAAAAGAAGCCAGTGATGCGCGTCTTGACCAAATTGGTACTGGGGACAGATCCGAAAGAATTCGGACCTACAATTTTCCTCAAACAAGAGTCACGGATCATCGAATTGGTTTGACCACCCATCAACTTACTGAAATCATGAACGGGTCTATGGAAATATTGATAGATGCTCTCAGCGCACACTACCAAGCGGAAGCACTAAAGAAACAAACGAGCGGGTCATGA